One Kitasatospora sp. NBC_01266 genomic window carries:
- a CDS encoding non-ribosomal peptide synthetase: MSVDSAVRTTAATADPYEQSLAELFAIQVRRHPDRPATAGPQEHYSYAELGALAEQFARGLRHLGVPAGAILAVAGQRGAQACVALLGAAFGGVGYLPLDASLPAERIAGMLADGDAAAVVRLPGTRAIEAPGTPVLEFAEVLAAGLLNAEAELVLPGPAEAAATAAYVMFTSGTTGRPKAVAVPQRGVARLAIDNGFLEIGPTDRVLHASTLSFDASVLEIWPTLLNGACLVPVGSDLLLSPPALDAFLREERITVLFLTTSIFHHMARERPQLFAGLRYVMTGGEALRPDAARRVLELGRPEHLVNAYGPTEAACVAAAHEITEVPEDATGVPIGLPIADTHCHVLRADGSVADIDEEGELCIGGGGLAGGYLNAPEQSTERFVTLALGPDAVPHQVYRSGDFARRRADGVLEFCGRRDDQVKVRGFRVEPAGIRTALTGHPGVADAAVLTREDGTTRYLTAYAATGGAPGPTPGSQELLAYLRERLPAYQVPATVTVLERLPLTASGKLDRAALPTPAQALAAGAPTAAAGADRAEPAAPGSAAATVASAWAAILPTGQAEPTDDFFDSGGNSLLAVQLVARVQEELEIDDEQNYLLITQLLNEPTVAAFTAFVEQILHTGGTAADGPESDAPAGPVDRWRPDLRWEVPRIAHAQPRPDWRTPRQVFLTGATGFLGAYLLRELLDRTDAQVHALVRARDTAHAHERLAQAQRRYGIGTPLPLDRVRPVIGDLARPRLGLTEQDWERQAAGADVIHHCGAEVNFLYPYEKLRVANVYGTQEVLRLAARRAIPVHHVSTLAVVHGMGAAGLRHVTEETPLEHVELLSMGYPESKWVAEGVVRSAARAGLPVAIHRPYDICGDTTSHTWNSDAALCELFRLITEMELAPDLDLALNLVPVDFVARAIVHLSLHRPAEGQTYHQVNPREALLGDLVERLRAHGHRIRTVDYPTWIEEMLAYLAKRPEHPFTPLKQLYTKRITPGGITLQELAAARICPQLDRSRLEADLAGSGIDCPPVDQELLDHYIEYFHSCGFIPAPAAASQGAHHA, translated from the coding sequence ATGAGCGTGGACAGTGCGGTGCGAACGACCGCGGCAACCGCGGATCCCTACGAGCAGTCACTGGCCGAGCTGTTCGCGATACAGGTTCGACGGCACCCGGACCGGCCGGCGACGGCCGGTCCGCAGGAGCACTACAGCTACGCCGAACTCGGCGCGCTCGCCGAGCAGTTCGCGCGCGGGCTGCGGCACCTCGGAGTGCCGGCCGGCGCGATCCTCGCGGTGGCCGGGCAGCGCGGCGCCCAGGCCTGCGTGGCGCTGCTGGGCGCCGCCTTCGGAGGTGTCGGCTACCTTCCGCTGGACGCCTCGCTGCCGGCCGAGCGGATCGCCGGGATGCTGGCGGACGGCGACGCGGCCGCGGTCGTCCGGCTGCCCGGCACGCGCGCGATCGAGGCTCCCGGCACGCCGGTGCTGGAGTTCGCCGAGGTGCTCGCAGCCGGCCTGCTGAACGCCGAGGCCGAGCTGGTCCTGCCCGGGCCGGCCGAGGCGGCCGCCACCGCGGCCTACGTGATGTTCACCTCCGGCACCACCGGGCGGCCCAAGGCGGTGGCGGTGCCGCAACGCGGCGTGGCCCGACTCGCGATCGACAACGGCTTCCTGGAGATCGGCCCCACCGACCGGGTGCTGCACGCCTCGACGCTCTCCTTCGACGCCTCGGTGCTGGAGATCTGGCCGACCCTGCTGAACGGCGCCTGCCTGGTGCCGGTCGGCTCCGACCTGCTGCTCTCGCCGCCCGCCCTGGACGCCTTCCTGCGGGAGGAGCGGATCACCGTCCTCTTCCTGACCACCAGCATCTTCCACCACATGGCCCGCGAACGGCCGCAGCTGTTCGCCGGGCTGCGCTACGTGATGACCGGCGGCGAGGCGCTACGGCCCGACGCGGCCCGCCGGGTACTCGAGTTGGGCCGGCCCGAGCACCTGGTCAACGCCTACGGACCGACCGAGGCGGCCTGCGTGGCCGCCGCGCACGAGATCACCGAGGTGCCCGAGGACGCGACCGGGGTGCCGATCGGCCTTCCGATCGCCGACACCCACTGCCACGTCCTGCGCGCGGACGGCAGCGTGGCCGACATCGATGAGGAGGGCGAACTCTGCATCGGCGGCGGCGGGTTGGCCGGCGGCTACCTCAACGCACCCGAGCAGAGCACCGAGCGCTTCGTCACGCTGGCCCTGGGACCGGACGCCGTGCCGCACCAGGTCTACCGCAGCGGTGACTTCGCCCGCCGACGGGCCGACGGGGTGCTGGAGTTCTGCGGCCGCCGCGACGACCAGGTCAAGGTCCGGGGCTTCCGGGTCGAGCCGGCCGGGATCCGCACCGCGCTGACCGGCCACCCCGGCGTCGCGGACGCCGCCGTGCTGACCCGCGAGGACGGCACCACCCGCTACCTGACCGCCTACGCGGCGACCGGGGGCGCCCCCGGGCCCACGCCCGGCTCCCAGGAGTTGCTGGCCTACCTGCGCGAACGGCTGCCCGCCTACCAGGTGCCCGCCACCGTCACGGTGCTGGAGCGGCTGCCGCTGACGGCGAGCGGAAAGCTGGACCGCGCCGCCCTGCCGACGCCCGCCCAGGCCCTGGCCGCCGGCGCCCCGACCGCCGCAGCCGGCGCCGACCGCGCCGAGCCCGCCGCACCGGGCTCGGCGGCCGCCACGGTGGCCTCGGCCTGGGCCGCCATCCTGCCCACCGGCCAGGCCGAGCCGACCGACGACTTCTTCGACTCCGGCGGCAACTCCCTGCTGGCCGTCCAGCTCGTCGCCCGGGTCCAGGAGGAGTTGGAGATCGACGACGAGCAGAACTACCTGCTGATCACCCAGTTGCTGAACGAGCCGACGGTCGCCGCCTTCACCGCGTTCGTCGAGCAGATCCTGCACACCGGCGGGACGGCGGCCGACGGCCCCGAGTCGGACGCACCGGCCGGTCCGGTCGACCGCTGGCGTCCCGATCTGCGGTGGGAGGTCCCCCGGATCGCCCACGCGCAGCCGCGCCCGGACTGGCGCACGCCGCGGCAGGTCTTCCTCACCGGCGCCACCGGGTTCCTCGGCGCCTACCTGCTGCGCGAACTGCTGGACCGCACCGACGCCCAGGTCCACGCGCTGGTCCGGGCCCGCGACACCGCGCACGCCCACGAGCGGCTCGCCCAGGCGCAGCGCCGCTACGGGATCGGCACGCCGCTGCCCCTCGACCGGGTGCGCCCGGTGATCGGCGACCTCGCCCGCCCCCGGCTGGGCCTGACCGAGCAGGACTGGGAGCGGCAGGCCGCCGGCGCCGATGTGATCCACCACTGCGGTGCCGAGGTCAACTTCCTCTACCCGTACGAGAAGCTGCGGGTGGCCAACGTGTACGGCACCCAGGAAGTGCTCCGGCTGGCGGCCCGCCGCGCGATCCCGGTGCACCACGTCTCCACCCTGGCCGTGGTGCACGGCATGGGCGCGGCCGGTCTGCGGCACGTCACCGAGGAGACCCCGCTGGAGCATGTCGAGCTGCTCTCGATGGGCTACCCGGAGAGCAAGTGGGTCGCGGAGGGGGTGGTGCGCAGCGCCGCTCGGGCGGGTCTGCCGGTGGCGATCCACCGGCCGTACGACATCTGCGGCGACACCACGAGCCACACCTGGAACAGCGATGCGGCACTCTGCGAACTCTTCCGGCTGATCACCGAGATGGAGCTGGCCCCCGACCTGGACCTCGCGCTGAACCTGGTGCCGGTCGACTTCGTGGCCCGCGCGATCGTCCACCTCTCGCTGCACCGGCCCGCCGAGGGCCAGACCTACCACCAGGTCAACCCGCGCGAGGCACTGCTCGGCGACCTGGTGGAGCGGCTGCGCGCGCACGGCCACCGGATCCGCACCGTCGACTACCCGACCTGGATCGAGGAGATGCTGGCCTACCTGGCCAAGCGGCCCGAGCACCCCTTCACCCCGCTCAAGCAGCTGTACACCAAGCGGATCACCCCGGGTGGCATCACCCTCCAGGAGCTGGCCGCCGCGCGGATCTGCCCGCAGCTGGACCGGTCCCGACTGGAGGCGGACCTGGCCGGCAGCGGCATCGACTGCCCGCCGGTGGACCAGGAACTGCTGGACCACTACATCGAGTACTTCCACTCCTGCGGCTTCATCCCCGCCCCGGCCGCCGCGTCGCAGGGAGCCCACCATGCCTGA
- a CDS encoding cytochrome P450, giving the protein MPELSTPATTVRGTTAPDPTIPDLTDPRSFLPEPPYHVWAALRRSGGLYYQERQGAPGFHSVTRYRDIDAVFRDSDGFSSEWGMTLDTALGVHDPAAGKMIELTDPPRHRRLRTLVSGGLNRSVARTMDGVLRDRVDAWVAQAVAAGETDFVDAVSERVPSAATGLLLGLPEREWAKLADRASRAVCGSLALDDPRVGDLTARRHSTATANGQLMVHLAGLLDHAELAEDGLIRRLLDAEIDGDRLTREEVLLNCLNLAIAGNETTKNATTGGLVAFARHPEQWHLLRRQPELLDQAVEEILRYCTPPQHFTRTVIEPRTVAGTPLRPGELLCLWMPSANRDEEVFTDPDAFRIDRHPNPHLAFTSGKHFCLGASLARLEIRLVFESLLRRVESIHLLGAPTRKPTNLVLAYAGLPVAFRVG; this is encoded by the coding sequence ATGCCTGAACTGAGCACGCCCGCAACGACGGTGCGCGGCACGACGGCGCCGGACCCGACCATCCCCGATCTGACCGACCCGCGCTCCTTCCTGCCCGAGCCGCCCTACCACGTGTGGGCCGCGCTGCGGCGCAGCGGTGGCCTGTACTACCAGGAACGCCAGGGCGCACCGGGGTTCCACTCGGTCACCCGCTACCGGGACATCGACGCGGTCTTCCGCGACTCGGACGGCTTCAGCTCCGAGTGGGGCATGACCCTGGACACCGCACTCGGGGTCCACGACCCGGCCGCCGGGAAGATGATCGAGCTCACCGATCCGCCCCGCCACCGGCGGCTGCGCACCCTGGTCAGCGGCGGGTTGAACCGCTCGGTGGCCCGGACCATGGACGGCGTGCTGCGCGACCGGGTGGACGCCTGGGTCGCGCAGGCCGTCGCGGCCGGTGAGACGGACTTCGTGGACGCGGTGAGCGAGCGGGTGCCCTCCGCCGCGACGGGGCTGCTGCTCGGCCTGCCCGAGCGGGAGTGGGCCAAGCTCGCGGACCGGGCCAGCCGCGCGGTCTGCGGCTCACTCGCCCTGGACGACCCGCGGGTCGGCGACCTGACGGCCCGCCGGCACTCCACCGCCACCGCCAACGGGCAGTTGATGGTGCACCTGGCCGGTCTGCTCGACCACGCCGAGCTGGCCGAGGACGGGCTGATCCGGCGGCTGCTGGACGCCGAGATCGACGGCGACCGGTTGACCCGCGAGGAGGTGCTGCTGAACTGCCTAAACCTGGCGATCGCCGGCAACGAGACCACCAAGAACGCCACCACCGGTGGCCTGGTGGCCTTCGCCCGGCATCCCGAGCAGTGGCACCTGCTGCGCCGCCAACCCGAGTTGCTGGATCAGGCGGTGGAGGAGATCCTGCGGTACTGCACACCCCCGCAGCACTTCACCCGCACCGTCATCGAGCCCAGGACGGTGGCCGGCACGCCGCTGCGACCGGGCGAGCTGCTCTGCCTCTGGATGCCGTCGGCCAACCGGGACGAGGAGGTCTTCACCGACCCCGACGCGTTCCGGATCGACCGCCACCCCAACCCGCACCTGGCCTTCACCAGCGGCAAGCACTTCTGCCTGGGCGCCTCGCTGGCCCGGCTGGAGATCCGGCTGGTCTTCGAGTCCCTGCTGCGCCGCGTCGAGTCGATCCACCTGCTGGGCGCGCCCACCCGCAAGCCCACCAACCTGGTGCTGGCCTACGCGGGGTTGCCGGTGGCGTTCCGCGTGGGCTGA